A section of the Lodderomyces beijingensis strain CBS 14171 genome assembly, chromosome: 2 genome encodes:
- a CDS encoding 60S ribosomal protein eL27: MANSFIKSGRVAIVVRGRYAGKKVVIVKPHDEGTKSHPFPHAIVAGVERAPLKVTKKMDAKKTAKRTKVKPFIKLVNYNHLMPTRYSLDVESFKSAVSSEALEEPSQREEAKKVIKKALEEKHQAGKNKWFFQKLHF; the protein is encoded by the exons ATGGCTAACAGTTTCATCAAATCAGGCAGAGTTG CCATCGTTGTCCGTGGACGTTATGCAGGTAAAAAAGTAGTCATTGTGAAACCACATGACGAAGGTACCAAGTCACACCCATTCCCACACGCCATTGTagctggtgttgaaagagcCCCATTGAAGGTCACCAAGAAGATGGACGCTAAGAAAACCGCCAAGAGAACCAAGGTGAAGCCATTCATCAAATTGgtcaactacaaccacTTGATGCCAACAAGATACTCGTTGGATGTTGAATCATTCAAATCCGCTGTTTCATCAGAAGCTTTGGAAGAGCCATCACAAAGAGAAGAAGCCAAGAAAGTGATCAAGAAGGcccttgaagaaaaacaccaagCCGGTAAGAACAAGTGGTTTTTCCAGAAATTGCACTTTTAA